The sequence below is a genomic window from candidate division KSB1 bacterium.
AAAGATAATTTTCATCTTATAGTTAAGTTTGATAATGATTTGGAAAAAGAATATGATTGTCAACAAATTCTACATCGCCCTGAATTTAAACCTCTTCTGAATAAAGCTTTTTTTCGTTCAGTGAAGGTTGATAGTGGTGGTTATGGTGTATCATGGAATGATGATATAGATTTAAGTGAATATGAATTATGGGTAAATGGAAAAAATATTCGAGATAATAGTAATTAGAAGATAATCGTATATGTTTGAGCCTGTCCAGGGAGATTTAATTATTCATGGTGCAACCTTGAACTTTTAATTTAAAAATCAGGGCGAAATTGTTGTTTGTTTTTCATGTTTCATATCGGTATATTATATCATTACAAAATATATGAAGCAAAACATGGAAATACAAGCATGGTTTTTCATTTTTTAACTTATATCAACTCAACACATAGAATAATTTCCATGCTATAAGGTGATATGATGGAAAATAAGAAAGCATTTACCATATATGACTAAGTTAGGCTCATAAAAAACAGGGCCAATTGAAATCCAAAAACGAGGAACCGAGAAAAGACTTGCAGTAGTCCGTATTAAATCGGAAGCGCATACAATAGAATTCGTATTAATTCGTATTGATATTCAAACTGATATAAAGGATTGTTAATATTGAACATAAGCTATATCTCATCCTACCCACCAACAAGATGTGGAATAGGCACTTATACAAATTACCTATCCCAAGCTATGCAGAGGATTAATAAAGAATTAAGAATCTCAATTATAGCAGA
It includes:
- a CDS encoding DUF2442 domain-containing protein; amino-acid sequence: MPKIKHVRAKDNFHLIVKFDNDLEKEYDCQQILHRPEFKPLLNKAFFRSVKVDSGGYGVSWNDDIDLSEYELWVNGKNIRDNSN